One Ancylobacter novellus DSM 506 genomic window, CATGCTGGCCTCGGGCGCCGGCGTGGTGCTGCTGGTGGCGTGGTTCGAGGCCATCGGCGTCGCCCGCGGCGACGTGTGGGCCTATGGCTATCTCGCCGCCGCGGCGATGGTCGTGGTCGGCCTGATCGCCTCGCTGTTGGCCAAGGAACCGGAGGGCGCGCCGGTCATCAAGCATGAGGAGAACGTCCTCAAGCGCATCGGCCAGACCGCGGTCGGCGCCTTCGGCGAATTCCTGTCGCGGCGTAGCGCCATCGCCATCTTGCTCTTCGTGGTGCTGTTCAAGTTCTGCGACGCCTTCGCCGGTGTGCTCACCGGCGCCTTCGTCATCGACATCGGCTTCGACAAGGCGGCCTATGCCGGCATCGTCAAGGGCGTCGGCTTCGCCGCGGCGCTGATCGGCGGTTTCGCCGGCGGCCTCATCGCCCGCGCCTTGCCGCTGTCGACCAGCCTGTGGATCGCCGGCCTGTTGCAGATGGCCTCCAACCTCGCCTTTTCCTGGCAGGCCTGGATGGGGGTGAATCTCGGCGCGCTGACGCTGACCATCATCGTCGAGAACTTCACCGGCGCCATCGGCACGGTGATCTTCGTCGCCTATATCTCCGCGCTCTGCGGCGACCGCGCCCACACCGCCACCCAATACGCCCTGCTCACCGCGCTGGCCGCGGTGGGGCGGACCTTCCTCGCCTCCTCGGCCGGCTTCGTGGCGCAGGAGACCGGGTGGGTGCTTTTCTTCGCGGTGACGGCGCTCGCCGCGCTGCCGGGGCTCGCCCTGCTCGCCTGGCTCCAGGCGCGCGGCCATTTCCGCGAGCTGGCAGCCAAGGGGCCGTGAGGCGGTAGTGGAGCCGGGGGCGGCGACCTCGCTCAGAGGCTGGTGCGCGCCTTGATCGCCGCCGCCAGCGTGCCCTCGTCGAGATAGTCGAGCTCGCCGCCGACCGGCACGCCATGGGCGAGGCGGGTCACCGCCACGCCGGAATCGCGAAGCATTTCCGTGACATAGTGGGCGGTGGTCTGGCCGTCGACGGTGGCGCCGAGCGCGAGCAGCACCTCCTTGACGGTGCCGTCATGCGCCCGCTCGATGAGCGTCTTCAGGTTCAGGTCCTCGGGCCCGATACCGTCGAGCGGCGAGAGCGTGCCGCCGAGCACATGATATCGCGCGTTAATCGCGCCCGCGCGCTCCAGCGCCCAGAGGTCCGAGACGTCGGCGACGACCACCAGCAGGGTGGGGTCGCGGGTCTCGTCGACGCAGATCGAGCAAGGGTCGCGCACGTCGATATTGCCGCAGACCCGGCAGGTGGAGATCTTGCCCAGGACCTCCTCGAAGGCGCTGGCGAGCGGGCTCATCAACTGCTCGCGCTTCTTGATCAGGTGCAGCGCCGCGCGCCGCGCCGAGCGCGGCCCGAGCCCCGGCACGCGGGCAAGCAGCTGGATCAGGCGTTCGATTTCGGGGCCGGCGACGGCGCGGGGCATGGCATCCTCGTGGCCGGCGAAAACGCCCGGCTCCTGCATTCGGCATAGCGCAGCCTTGCGCCGCGCGCCAAGCGCTGCGTGAAGGAGCCGTGCTGCGGCTCGATCACATCGGTACAAGGGGCGACCGGTTTTGCTCGACACTGGGGGAGGGCGTTGCTAACCGGGGAACAAACAAAGCAATGCGCCGCTGGGGGAGCCTGATGACGACGACGAAAGCCGCCGCCCGTATCGTCCTGTCCGTAGCGGTGCTCGCTGTCTGCGCGGCGTCGCCCGCGCTGGCGGCGGAAGGCAAGGGGATCGACGGCGCGAGCCTGCCGCTTCTCTGGGGCCTGCCCTTCGTCGGCATGCTGCTCTCCATCGCCGTCATCCCGCTGCTGGCGGGCCATTTCTGGCATCATCATTACGGCAAGGTGGCGCTGTTCTGGGCGCTGGCCTTCCTCGTGCCCTTCATCGCCGTCTTCGGCTCGGGCCTCGCGGTCTACGAGGTCGCGCATGCGGCGCTGCTCGAATACATCCCCTTCATCATCCTGCTGTTCACGCTGTTCACCATCTCCGGCGGCATATTGCTCACCGGCAATCTCAAGGGCTCGCCGGGGGTGAACACCGCGCTGCTCGCCATAGGCACCGTACTGGCGAGCTTCATCGGCACCACCGGTGCCTCGATGGTGTTGATCCGCCCGCTGCTGCGCGCCAATGACGAGCGACGCCACAACGCCCACACCGTCATCTTCTTCATCTTCCTGGTGTCGAACATCGGCGGCTCGCTGACCCCGCTCGGTGACCCGCCGCTGTTCCTCGGCTTCCTCAAGGGCGTGAGCTTCTTCTGGACGACGGAGTATCTGTTCCACGACACCGCGGTGATCGCGGCGATCCTGCTCGGGGTGTTCTACCTGCTCGACCGCTATTTCTACGCCCGCGAGGAGGGGCTGCCGGCGAAGGTCGACCCGACGCCGGAGACCGAGCGGCTCGGCCTGCGCGGCCGGCGCAACCTACCGCTGCTCGCCGGCGTCATCGCCGCCATCCTGATGAGCGCGCTGTGGCAGCCGGGCATCGAGTTCGACATACTCGGCACGCATGTGCCGCTGCCCTCGATCGTGCGCGACGTCGCGCTGCTCGTGCTGGCCTATGTCTCGATCCGCATCACCCCGGAATTCATCCGCGAGCGCAATGGCTTCGACTGGGAGCCGATCCGCGAGGTCGCCAAGCTCTTCGCCGCCATCTTCCTCACCATCATCCCGGTGATCGCGATCCTGAAGGCGGGTTCCGAGGGCGCGCTGTCGCCGCTCGTCGCCATGGTCACCGACGAGGCGGGCAATCCGTTCAACGCCGGCTATTTCTGGATGACCGGCCTGTTGTCCGGCTTCCTCGACAACGCCCCGACCTACCTCGTCTTCTTCAACCTCGCCGGTGGCGACCCGCAGGAGCTGATGACGACGCACGCGGTGACGCTGGAGGCGATCTCGGCCGGCGCGGTGTTCATGGGCGCGCTGACCTATATCGGCAACGCACCCAACTTCATGGTGCTGGCCATCGCCAAGAGCCGCGGCGTCGCCATGCCGAGCTTCTTTGGCTACATGGCGTGGTCGGGCATCTTTCTCCTGCCCTGCTTCGCCCTGCTGACCTGGCTCTATTTCCTCTGATCAGCTGGCCAGCCGGCCAGCCTTGAGGCCGGCGAAACGGGTGCGGAACCAGCGGTCGAGCATGGCCTTCTCGAAGGCCAGCGGCTCGCCCGAGCGGACGGCCGCCGGGTCGAGCAGGTAGTTCATCGCGCGCAGCGTGTCCTGCCCGCGTGCCACCACCTTGCCGCCGCGGCGCAGCGTGTAGCTGAGCTTCATCGACGGCCATGTGTCCTGCCGCATCACCCGAAGCTCACCGGTGCGCGAGCGGATCGGGTTGATCTTGCCGGCGAGGTCGAGGTCGAGCACGGCGATGTCGATCTCGTAGCCGGCCGGCAGGCGCTCGCGCGCCAACCGCTGGATGATGCGCTGCAGTCCTTCCAGTGTCAGGCGCTGGTCGACCGGCCCCCAGGACAGGTTACCGTCCTGGTATTTTTCGGGGTTGAGGAACGTGACCGTCGTCGCGGCCTGCGCGCCGGCCGGCAAGGCAGGCACAACAGCAAGGGCCACCGCCAGCGCCAGGGCGCTGCCGGTCAGGCCAGTGATCTTCGGGGACATCGAGGACCTCCGCTCAGGCGAGGATCGGTGAGTGTCGCCCTATTCCGCCGCGATGGCCATACCCGGCTGGGCCGCACGGACCTCGTCGTCGACCGCCTTTTCGAAGCGGACGAAATTGGCCGAGAACATGCCGACCAGTTTGCGGGCGGTCATGGCATGGTCGATGCGGGTCGGCCAGTTGCGCGCCGGATCGAGCAGGCGCGCATCGACGCCCTCGACCGCCGCCGGCACGGCGAAGCCGAAATGCGGGTCGGTGCGGAATTCGACCTCGGCCAGCTCGCCGGAGAGAGCTGCGTCGAGCAGGCGCCGCGTGGTCTCGATCGGGATGCGGTTGCCGATGCCGGCGCGCCCGCCGATCCAGCCGGTGTTGACCAGCCAGCATTCGGTCCCGTGCTTGGCGATCAATTCGCCCAGCAGCTTGCCGTAGACGGAAGGATGGCGCGGCATGAAGGGGGCGCCGAAGCAGGTGGAGAAGGTCGCCTTGGGCTCGCTCACCCCGGCCTCGGTACCGGCCACCTTGGCGGTGTAGCCGGAAAGGAAATGGTACATCGCCTGCGCCGGCGTCAGCCGGGCGAGCGGGGGCATGACGCCGAAGGCATCGCAGGTCAGCATGACCACGTTCTTCGGCAGGCCGCCGCGCCCGTCGGTGCGGGCATTGGGAATGAAGTCGAGCGGATAGGCCGAGCGGGCATTCTCGGCGAGCGAGCCGTCGTCGAAGTCCGGCATGCGGGTCTCGCCGTCGAGGACGACGTTCTCCAGCACCGTGCCGAAGCGCCGCGAGGCGGCATAGATGGCGGGTTCGGCCTCGGCGGAGAGGCGGATGGTCTTGGCGTAGCAGCCGCCCTCGATATTGAAGACGCCCTTGTCGCTCCAGCCATGCTCGTCGTCGCCGATCAGCGCCCGCGCCGGGTCGGCGGAGAGCGTGGTCTTGCCGGTGCCCGACAGGCCGAAGAACACGGCGACGTCGCCGTCCTTGCCCCTATTGGCGGAGCAGTGCATGGGCAGCACGCCGCGCTCGGGTAGGGTGTAGTTCAGATAGCTGAACACCGACTTCTTCATCTCGCCGGCGTAGAGCGTGCCGCCGATCAGCACGAGGCCCTGCGCTAAGTCGCAGGCGATGACGGTGGGCGAGCGCACGCCGTGACGTTCCGGATCAGCCTTGAAGCCGGGCGCGCAGACCAGCGTGAGCTGCGGCGTGAAGCCAGCCAGCGCCGCCGTCTCGGGGGCACGCAGCATGGTGCGGATGAACAGGGCGTGCCAGGCATGCTCGGTGAAGACACGCACGCCGATGCGCTGGGCCGGGTCGGCGCCGGCATCGAGATCCTGCGCGAACAGGGTACGCCCGCCCGCATAGGCGAGGAAGTCAGTCTTCAGCGTCTCGAAATTCTCGCGGGTCAGGGCGTTGGCATTGTCCCACCAGATCGACTCCTCGGTCGCTTCCTCGCGGACGATGTAGCGGTCGTCCGGGCTGCGGCCGGTATGGGGGGCGGTGACGGCGACCAGCGCTCCGTCGACCGAAAGTCTCGCCTCGCCGCGGGCGACGGCGCGCTCGCACAGCACGGGCTCGGACAGGTTCCAGAACACCCGGCCGGTGCCGGAAAGCCCGATCGCCTCGGCGCCGTGGTCTTCGTTTCGTGTGCCGGTCTGGTTCAAGGCGGCTCCCTCCTGACGCATTACAACCAGCGTCACCTTGGGAGCCCACTCGGGCAATTTGGCTGAGATTCCGGGTCCATTCTGTGACGAAAACGTGACGGCGCGCCCGCCGCTACCTATCCGCGCACCTTCAATGGTCTCATCGCACGTTGATCAGATGGCGACGCTGCGCGCTTTCGCAGCGAGTTCGACCAGAACCTCACGCATCTCCCGCGTGCTGGAGATGCGCCGGCCGAAGCCGAGGCGGCGCACGCTGGTGCCGCTCATCAATTCGCACCCTTCGGGGTCGAGCCCGACGATCTTCCAGTTGCCGGGACCGGTGCCGAGGAGGTGCATGGCGTAGAGCTGCACGGCGTCCTTGTGGTCGGCGTTCATGTGGGCGATGGCGTCCTCCTCCGCCTCGAGCACTTCGCTAGCGCCGACGGTCTCGGTCAGCAGCGCCGCCCCATCGACGTCGACGATGCGGCCGAAGCCGGCGACGAGATGGGCGCCGTCGAGTTCGACGCGGTAGAAGGCGAAGTCGGAGAAGCCGGCGAAGCCCGCCGCGTCGGGATGCCGCGCCAGGAAGCGGCGGCGCGCGGTGGCGATGTCGTCCTCCTCGGTGAGGCGCGCGATGCGCCCCTTGAGCCCGGCGCGGGCGCCCTGCAGCTCATCGCCGGCCCGGTTCTCGTCGACGAGAAGCGAGACACGCGTGTCTCGCCCGATGTTGCGCGTGTGGCGCGCGAGCCTGGAGAGCAGGAGCAGTGGCGCGCCGTCGGGAAGCGTCGCGAGTTGCACCAGCGAGGCATAGGGGCCGCCATCCTCGTCGAGGGTGGCGAGCGCGCCGGTCTGCGTTTCTCGTACGAGACGCTTCACGGTGGCGACGGGATCGAAATCGTTGGAAGGCTGGGCGATCGAGGACACGGTATTCACCTCCGCACTGCACGCCTGAGAGGTGAGCCTGTGCGGCGGCAGCGTCAAGCGGTGGGAATGCCGGATTGGCTATGTGCCTTGAATCGCGCTATTTTCGGTTGAATCGATTTGCGTGTCACATTATGGCCACGCCGGCACGGTTCACCGCCTCGTGTACCGCCGCCGAACAGGAAAGTGCGCAGATGCCGACCATCGCTCTCGTCGACGACGATCGCAACATCCTCACCTCCGTGTCCATTGCCCTGGAATCCGAAGGCTACCGGATCCAGACCTACACGGACGGCGCGACGGCGCTGGACGGCTTCAAGACCAATCCACCGGATCTCGCCATCTTCGACATCAAGATGCCGCGCATGGACGGCATGGAGCTGCTGCGGCGCCTGCGCCAGAAGAGCGACATGCCGGTGATCTTCCTCACCTCCAAGGACGATGAGATCGACGAGCTCTTCGGCCTGAAGATGGGCGCCGACGACTTCATCAAGAAGCCGTTCTCGCAGCGCCTGCTGGTCGAGCGGGTGAAAGCGGTGCTGCGCCGCGTCGCGCCGAAGGACGGCACCCTGCCGCGCGAGACCGACAGCGCCAAGGTGCTGGAGCGCGGCCAGCTCCGCATGGACCCTGAGCGCCACACCTGCACCTGGAAGGGCGAGAACGTCACCCTGACCGTGACGGAGTTCCTCATCCTGCAGGCGCTCGCCACCCGCCCCGGCGTGGTGAAGAGCCGCAACGCGCTGATGGATGCGGCCTATGACGACCAGGTCTATGTCGACGACCGCACCATCGACAGCCACATCAAGCGGCTTCGCAAGAAGTTCAAGGTCGTCGACGACAATTTCGAGATGATCGAGACGCTCTATGGCGTCGGTTACCGCTTCAAGGAGTAGCGGCTCTTTGCTCGACCCCGAATCGACCCGCGTCGCGGCCGAGGACGACCGGCTGGACACGGGCCCCGAGGAGACGGCGGACGCCTCCGGTCCGGAGCGTCGCGCGGGGGTGCTCGGCGCGCTGCGCCGCGTGCGCAACTTCGTCGCCTTCAAGAGCTTTTCCAGCCTCACCCGCCGCATCGTGCTGCTCAATCTCGTGGGCATGGGCGCGCTGGTGTCGGGCATTCTCTATTTGTCCGAGTTCCG contains:
- a CDS encoding sodium:proton antiporter, producing the protein MTTTKAAARIVLSVAVLAVCAASPALAAEGKGIDGASLPLLWGLPFVGMLLSIAVIPLLAGHFWHHHYGKVALFWALAFLVPFIAVFGSGLAVYEVAHAALLEYIPFIILLFTLFTISGGILLTGNLKGSPGVNTALLAIGTVLASFIGTTGASMVLIRPLLRANDERRHNAHTVIFFIFLVSNIGGSLTPLGDPPLFLGFLKGVSFFWTTEYLFHDTAVIAAILLGVFYLLDRYFYAREEGLPAKVDPTPETERLGLRGRRNLPLLAGVIAAILMSALWQPGIEFDILGTHVPLPSIVRDVALLVLAYVSIRITPEFIRERNGFDWEPIREVAKLFAAIFLTIIPVIAILKAGSEGALSPLVAMVTDEAGNPFNAGYFWMTGLLSGFLDNAPTYLVFFNLAGGDPQELMTTHAVTLEAISAGAVFMGALTYIGNAPNFMVLAIAKSRGVAMPSFFGYMAWSGIFLLPCFALLTWLYFL
- the recR gene encoding recombination mediator RecR, which codes for MPRAVAGPEIERLIQLLARVPGLGPRSARRAALHLIKKREQLMSPLASAFEEVLGKISTCRVCGNIDVRDPCSICVDETRDPTLLVVVADVSDLWALERAGAINARYHVLGGTLSPLDGIGPEDLNLKTLIERAHDGTVKEVLLALGATVDGQTTAHYVTEMLRDSGVAVTRLAHGVPVGGELDYLDEGTLAAAIKARTSL
- a CDS encoding AmpG family muropeptide MFS transporter; the encoded protein is MTDTARPQAPARDEDDGFLASLAVYLRPRVLIVILLGFSSGLPLALSGATLTIWMAEAKVNLATIGLFALVGVPYNFKFVWAPLVDALDVPLLGRWLGRRRGWLVFTQLLLAVAIVWLGFQDPVLFPWHVALGAFLVACASATQDIVVDAFRVESLETREQAAGMAGYVAAYRVGMLASGAGVVLLVAWFEAIGVARGDVWAYGYLAAAAMVVVGLIASLLAKEPEGAPVIKHEENVLKRIGQTAVGAFGEFLSRRSAIAILLFVVLFKFCDAFAGVLTGAFVIDIGFDKAAYAGIVKGVGFAAALIGGFAGGLIARALPLSTSLWIAGLLQMASNLAFSWQAWMGVNLGALTLTIIVENFTGAIGTVIFVAYISALCGDRAHTATQYALLTALAAVGRTFLASSAGFVAQETGWVLFFAVTALAALPGLALLAWLQARGHFRELAAKGP
- a CDS encoding phosphoenolpyruvate carboxykinase, translating into MNQTGTRNEDHGAEAIGLSGTGRVFWNLSEPVLCERAVARGEARLSVDGALVAVTAPHTGRSPDDRYIVREEATEESIWWDNANALTRENFETLKTDFLAYAGGRTLFAQDLDAGADPAQRIGVRVFTEHAWHALFIRTMLRAPETAALAGFTPQLTLVCAPGFKADPERHGVRSPTVIACDLAQGLVLIGGTLYAGEMKKSVFSYLNYTLPERGVLPMHCSANRGKDGDVAVFFGLSGTGKTTLSADPARALIGDDEHGWSDKGVFNIEGGCYAKTIRLSAEAEPAIYAASRRFGTVLENVVLDGETRMPDFDDGSLAENARSAYPLDFIPNARTDGRGGLPKNVVMLTCDAFGVMPPLARLTPAQAMYHFLSGYTAKVAGTEAGVSEPKATFSTCFGAPFMPRHPSVYGKLLGELIAKHGTECWLVNTGWIGGRAGIGNRIPIETTRRLLDAALSGELAEVEFRTDPHFGFAVPAAVEGVDARLLDPARNWPTRIDHAMTARKLVGMFSANFVRFEKAVDDEVRAAQPGMAIAAE
- a CDS encoding response regulator transcription factor, which encodes MPTIALVDDDRNILTSVSIALESEGYRIQTYTDGATALDGFKTNPPDLAIFDIKMPRMDGMELLRRLRQKSDMPVIFLTSKDDEIDELFGLKMGADDFIKKPFSQRLLVERVKAVLRRVAPKDGTLPRETDSAKVLERGQLRMDPERHTCTWKGENVTLTVTEFLILQALATRPGVVKSRNALMDAAYDDQVYVDDRTIDSHIKRLRKKFKVVDDNFEMIETLYGVGYRFKE
- a CDS encoding HugZ family protein, whose amino-acid sequence is MSSIAQPSNDFDPVATVKRLVRETQTGALATLDEDGGPYASLVQLATLPDGAPLLLLSRLARHTRNIGRDTRVSLLVDENRAGDELQGARAGLKGRIARLTEEDDIATARRRFLARHPDAAGFAGFSDFAFYRVELDGAHLVAGFGRIVDVDGAALLTETVGASEVLEAEEDAIAHMNADHKDAVQLYAMHLLGTGPGNWKIVGLDPEGCELMSGTSVRRLGFGRRISSTREMREVLVELAAKARSVAI
- a CDS encoding DUF3016 domain-containing protein, translating into MSPKITGLTGSALALAVALAVVPALPAGAQAATTVTFLNPEKYQDGNLSWGPVDQRLTLEGLQRIIQRLARERLPAGYEIDIAVLDLDLAGKINPIRSRTGELRVMRQDTWPSMKLSYTLRRGGKVVARGQDTLRAMNYLLDPAAVRSGEPLAFEKAMLDRWFRTRFAGLKAGRLAS